Proteins from a genomic interval of Anabrus simplex isolate iqAnaSimp1 chromosome 13, ASM4041472v1, whole genome shotgun sequence:
- the LOC136884755 gene encoding cuticle protein 21-like, producing the protein MAYKFVVFAALVAVAKAGFLGAPAVYAPGAPLAARAYAAPVAYAAPAYAHAPVAYAAAPAVAKVAVAAPAIAKVAVDTDFDPNPSYSYAYDVKDALTGDSKNQQESRQGDVVQGSYSLVEPDGTTRTVEYTADPINGFNAVVHRAPAVAAVAKVAAPVAVAHAPVAYAAPAYAKVAAPLAYAAPAYAKVAAPLGYAAPLAGRAYYG; encoded by the coding sequence TTCGTCGTCTTCGCCGCCCTCGTGGCCGTCGCTAAGGCCGGTTTCCTCGGCGCTCCAGCCGTCTACGCTCCCGGCGCTCCTCTGGCCGCCCGTGCCTACGCCGCTCCCGTAGCATACGCCGCTCCCGCCTACGCCCACGCTCCCGTAGCCTACGCCGCTGCTCCCGCCGTCGCTAAGGTCGCTGTAGCCGCTCCCGCCATTGCCAAGGTCGCCGTCGACACCGACTTCGACCCCAACCCAAGCTACAGCTACGCTTACGACGTCAAGGATGCTCTGACCGGAGACTCCAAGAACCAGCAGGAGAGCCGTCAAGGAGATGTTGTCCAGGGTAGCTACAGCCTGGTCGAACCCGACGGCACCACCCGTACCGTAGAGTACACCGCTGACCCCATCAACGGATTCAACGCTGTAGTGCACAGAGCTCCCGCTGTTGCCGCTGTCGCTAAGGTCGCCGCCCCCGTCGCCGTAGCCCACGCTCCTGTAGCCTACGCCGCCCCCGCCTACGCTAAGGTCGCCGCTCCCCTCGCTTATGCCGCCCCCGCCTACGCTAAGGTCGCCGCTCCTCTCGGTTACGCCGCCCCTCTGGCTGGTAGGGCTTACTACGGTTAA
- the LOC136884754 gene encoding cuticle protein 21-like, giving the protein MAYKLIFHERLNFTDNFSCVSLQFVVFAALVAVAKAGFLGAPAVYAPGAPLAARAYAAAPVAYAAHAPVAYAAAPAIAKVAVDTDFDPNPSYSYAYDVKDALTGDSKNQQESRQGDVVQGSYSLVEPDGTTRTVEYTADPVNGFNAVVHRAPAVAAVAKVAAPVAVAHAPVAYAAPAYAKVAAPLAYAAPAYAKVAAPLGYAAPLAGRAYYG; this is encoded by the exons ATGGCATACAAG CTCATCTTTCATGAAAGACTGAATTTCACTGATAATTTTTCTTGTGTATCCTTACAGTTTGTCGTCTTCGCCGCCCTCGTGGCCGTCGCTAAGGCCGGTTTTCTCGGCGCTCCCGCCGTCTACGCTCCCGGCGCTCCTCTGGCCGCCCGTGCCTACGCTGCCGCTCCCGTAGCCTACGCTGCTCACGCTCCCGTAGCCTACGCCGCTGCTCCCGCCATTGCCAAGGTCGCCGTCGACACCGACTTCGACCCCAACCCAAGCTACAGCTACGCTTACGACGTCAAGGATGCTCTGACCGGAGACTCCAAGAACCAGCAGGAGAGCCGTCAAGGAGATGTTGTCCAGGGTAGCTACAGCCTTGTTGAGCCCGACGGCACCACCCGTACTGTAGAGTACACCGCTGACCCCGTCAACGGATTCAACGCTGTAGTACACAGAGCTCCCGCTGTTGCCGCCGTCGCTAAGGTCGCCGCCCCCGTCGCCGTAGCTCACGCTCCCGTCGCTTACGCCGCCCCCGCCTACGCTAAGGTCGCCGCTCCCCTCGCTTATGCCGCCCCTGCCTACGCTAAGGTCGCCGCTCCCCTCGGTTACGCCGCCCCTCTGGCTGGTAGGGCTTACTACGGTTAA